From the Anopheles stephensi strain Indian chromosome X, UCI_ANSTEP_V1.0, whole genome shotgun sequence genome, the window taATAAAAGTTGTAAGTTGTTGTTAATATTGGGGATATACGATGTAAATTGGTAGCTGTTCCCCTTTCCAAAGAAAATGAGTATCAATATGTTCCATTAATTCATACCCTCGTAGGCtaatatttgcatttcttagataataaataattaatatgattttctttctgtatCGTTCTTTTTAATCACTATAATTTATGGAttataacatttcaaaaatttacatattatacattatacatttttcatgagtttttattattaacatACATATTACATCATATTacatgtatttaaaaaaataaggacacttagTTAGTGAAGGAActttataacaaaacaaaaaaacactaataATGAGAATGTTGATGTCTGTGGTGCGTGGATTTAATCTTACCTTCTAGGTTCAGGCTTTGGCGGGCatgcttcaatttattttggaagaatgttttaattttttgaggAGTTGGAGTTACTCAGTGAAAGGTTCCAATGTGCTTAAATAAAgcaagaatatttttatatccaaACAACGGAATTTTTTGGTTCGGATGTCCAATTCCCGTCCAGCTCATCTCTATAACAAACTGTCTGGCAAATATGATGTCCATCGCCGAATGAAGCCTTTCTTCCGAGCTATCTGTTGGCAGCTGGCATTCCAGATATTCTTCAAATTCTTTTTTATACTGTTGATCATTAAGCTGCTGATCCACTGCATCCAACATTTCTTTGGATGCGATCGGTTCCCAGTTGAATGAACTATTTGTTACCAATCCTGGACGAGGAGAGATTTTATCTAAGATCAAGTCCAGCTTAGTTTTAATAATTGcttgatttttctcaacaactCGAACCCTGTTGGCGTGGTTagtttctatttcattaagTTTCTGGtccaaatttgtaatttttttttgtcatgtcATTTATTTTCTGTCCAATTGAAACTAAAAGATCGCGCAATCCTGCATCTATAGAAGATTTTGTTGTCTCTAGATTTATGGGACTATTGCTGCTTATGGGTTTGGAAATGTTGGGTTTGTTGGATgcggaaaaaatggaatcctAAATGGATGCGGGAACATTGCGGTGAACGATGTTTGTTGCAGGTTGGATGTTCTTGGATGTATTTTTTGCCGTCGGTAGTGTTTTTATAAAATCTGGATGTAGTGTTGGTTGTAATGAGGAAGCTGTAACacaacgatgaaaaacaatacatattactctcaatactgctctaaaGTTTTATGaaccaatattttttatacctGTAGGCTGCGGCTTCTcggaaaaacatattttccgtcTCTCATATTGAGCACCACAATCTTGCGTGGTGTGCTAAATGATTCGCCACATCGTTAAAACACGAACAAAGAGATAAATATATTATACATCGAATCCTTTGTTAcgtgtaatttaaaaatacatactTTTCCATGTTGCTTGGTTGCTTCTCTTATTGGATGTTTACGTCtcgacacaacacaaccgcaaTAGCTCACACGGATCAGATGGAGAACAAGCAACTCGGTAAGTACAAGTTCAAATCAACTTATAACCCTATATAATTGATAACACAGAAAAAGATACGAAAGCCACCGGTAAAGGGGGGGTACTACACACAGCTATGGCATATGAATGAATaagtatgaattttaaataaatgacagctacaagaaaaaaacaagattttttttcgtttttacttGCTTGAAAACGgcacgtttttattttctttaccaaCCAAGTTGTATACATTAAGACCAAGATGTATACATTACCACGCCATGACAGTTGGTCCGATGAGGTGTTATTAAGACGTCTTTTCGTGGTCTTTTCGTGGGTGAAAAGACCACGAAAAGACGTCTTTTCATCTGTCATTTGGAGCCTGGGTAGACTTtgacccttcccctcgatcaccatggaactgttatgtcaagtcgagaaatgtcaatttgctctaaacaactctaccttctttatctacataccttggaTTCGACCTCTTTCCTATATAGACTTTGATatttgtgttggtttttgcTGTAAAATTCCTTTGTTTTGAGCAGCGTATTGAAGTGATCTGTATTCAGTCTCGGTGTGAAATAATAGGCATAATTTCCTTTATTATGTCGTGCCTTCTTTCTGCGAGGCTCATCGCATCGCGAGTAAGTGCAGGCCGCGTGTACTGTACAGCGACAACGGTGAAAAATGATTCTAAACGAAAGAAATTTGTTATTGAACTGGGGAAGAGTAATGAAGCGTATCTGCAGTACTCGGAAGATCGCCATTATAACCTGATCAAGTTCGAGCATACCTACGTTCCCGACGCTGGCAAAGGCAAGGGATTAGGTAAAAAGCTAGTGGAGGTAAGCTACCGGCAAGCACGTTTGTCCACATGTAACACATGCTTGTTTCAATGTTCGTATCTCATATTCTCGCATCTTTCTCCGCCCCACTACAGTCGGCTTTTCAATATGCTATAGCGCAAAAGCTTACGGTAAAGCTGGAATGTGACTTTGCAGTCAAATATTTCAAAGATAATGAGGCCAAGTACAAGGCTTACGTAACGAAGTGAACGCATTGAAGCAGGCAATAGGAATGCAGAATAAAACACATGCATGATTTGACATCGATCGTTTATGTTTGCCGAAAGACATGCATGTGAAACGGGCTCTATATTCAATTGGATTCATATTTTGGGTAAGTGTTGCGATCCGCTGCTTTTGTCTAATCATTTTATCTATACACTTTATTAGCAGACCATTTTTCCTCCTACTTAGTTTGCTCAAAGTTTCACAATAACACAATTAGTAATACACAAATGATGTTCAGCAGCGAACGGAATAGGCACAATTACAGATCCGATGGCGGCGGCCGTGGTAATACCATTTCTTACAGGTACATCGCGTCCCGGTTTCCCACATCCTTGCTAAAATCGAACGGCTCGAACTTGATAACGGGTGCAATCTCGTTCCGCCACACCATCAGCTTAATGATGATGTCCCGCATTCGTTTGAGAATTTCCTTGTCCATCGTCTGGAACGTGTACGAGTAGCGGAAGAAGATCTGCTCGTACATCTTAAACTCGTTCATGTTCGAGATGCTGCGTAGCATGATCGATATGTCGTACAGCGTCAGATACTTCCGCACATCGATCCACTCGTTGAAGAGAAAGTCGAGCGTGTACTTCAGTGCGACCTTATTCTCGCTGACGGAGGTTAGAATTTCTTTACTGTACATGCTAAAATGTGGATGCTTCAGCAGGCCCAGGTAACGCTTGATCATACTGATCTCTCTGGTACAACCGAGGCTTTTGATAAGAATGCGCTGATAGTTGATGTCGGTAGTTTCGAGGTACTGCTGCTCAACCTTCTTCCACTCCGCCAGCCCACTGTACTTGATGGTGGTGCAAAGAATGCGGAAAAGTCGTTCTTCGCGCTGTTTGAATGGTGACACCGTTTGATAGTAGAAAATCGCCTTAAACAGAGCTTTGTGCTGTTCGATGCAGGAGGTAACACCGAGCTTGCAGGCCCATTGCACGATCAGTTCCTTGATCAAGGGATTGTAGTAAGTCGTGTCGTTACTGTGTTGAATCTCCTCATATTTATCCAGTATGAGATACTCCAAGAAGTGCTACAAGAAAACGTAGACCGCGAGACAGGTAAATTAACCTTGGTCCAGTCGACACTCACCTATTCCTACCTCAACATGTTGGAAGCTGGGCAGATCCTCCGTAGCATGGTACACAAACTCTAGATTGCTAAGCGCGAGCTTCCACGGTTGATAGTGttcgttgttttgcttcaGGAACGACACCACATTAAACGCAATCGAGTAGTTCAGCAAACCTAACCGGGCTAGATTTAGCGCATCGTCCACTATGATCGCAAGCGTTGTGTACGGCAGATAGTGGAAGTTACCATTTAGCACGTGGGCCAGCTTTACCCAATGAGATGGTTCATAATTAACTCGATAATAACCTGCAACGAGCCAGAACGAACGTTGTTTAACACCTGCAGCCGGGGCAAGGCACACGACGTGCTCCGTTTTTAATTAGCAACTTTACCTATACCGCTCGGGTTCACAATAATCCAGGTGCTGCTGTTCGGTGCTTTGCAGTCCGACTTGACCGTAAGCAAGTTTTCACCGTCCGTCAGCCAGCGTACCTTCTCCACAAACAATCGCTGGTTGGTGTCGTTTATAAACGTCACCGGTACGGTCCACAGCTGTTCCGCCGGTTCTTCCTCGAACGGTAGCGCTATCTGGCGAAGTTCGAAGAAGCCTGTTCCATTGTTCCGCTTAATGTTGATGATTGGATATTTCTCCAGGCTGCTCCAGCTATAGAGGAAGCTGTGGAATATACTGTCTGTACGGCTTACACCCTCACCACCATTGTTCAGGATGTCTATCACATCGATCGACTCGCTTTCCATCCTGTAGCGAAAGTACTCTCGTATGAAGTGATCGAACGTGCGCTGTCCGAGGGTGTAGTTCATCATGCGTAACACACTCAAGCCTTTGTACTTGACCAGCTCGAAGTGGGTGTCCTCCTCCCAGTGATTGGTGAAGATGTTAAGGGCCGACGTTTTGGTGTTCATCTCCTCGCGCATCGAACGCAATCGTCCCTCCAGCAGGAAGTCGTCCAGGGTCGTCGAGTTCGTGGTAGTCATCTGGGGAAAGAAAGTGCTACGGATTAATTCCAAGAGTACGGATAAACCATTTAACCCACTCCTACGCACATTTCGCAGTGCCAGCGCCTCCAGATACAGCGGTATCGATTCATGTAGCCAGTACGTTTCCTTGTTCTTGTAGTCTGCCAACTTGTGGATAAACAACTTCGCCAGCTCGTTCGCCACCTCTCTGCTGATGCTCTTATCCAACGGTGGAAAATAGTCGGACGTCTTGATTAGTCGCTTCTCGCTCGACAATACCATACCCTCCTTAATCTCATACGTTGTATGGTCAATGTTCGGTATTGTCACATAACGGATCACCTCGTACGGAAACGGTACACCCAGGTACTGTTCGTAGATTTGCAGCACACGCGAAAACACGCTCGTTGCGTTTTTGATATTCTCGTCGTACCGAGTCCTGGTGAAGGCGAGCAAACTTACACGGCTCGTGATGCGATACTGCTCCGGTACCATGTCCGTTACGACGAAACCAATCTCTGATGCCCGTACCATATCGGTCGTATTGTACGTATCCACCACAATGTCACCCGTCTCCATTGGCTCGGACATTTCCAGGTTCATACTGGAGGCGGTGTTCATGTTGCTTTTGCGCGCTATGTTCAGCTCAAACGGTGATCGGAAGTTGTGATCATCCATGCAAGGGTAGAGCCGGCGCGCATTGTTCGGTTCCAGTACGGTTGCTGCAAAGTGTCTGTATCCAGTACAGGCCATTAACATCACGCTGTACGTCTATTGCTCTAGTCTCGCTAACCTTACCTACCTGTGTGTGGGTACATCATCTTCGTAATGCGTATAGTACAGCCCCTTATCGTTGGTCATGTTACCGAAAAAGTTCACCTTCACAATGTAGTAGATGTCCTTTTTCATCTCCGTACCGAGGAAGATGATCATCTTTTCGTTTGACTCGTCGAACTCGATGTCCAGTATTTTGATTGTGACGAAATCATCCACCGGAAACACTGGGTGATGGTAGAATTTGGATTTATCGATAATGGTAGCGTTCTCCacgctgctgctactattCGGCGCTGGCTGATCGGTAGCCGTCACTTTACGACTAGTGCCCTCCGATTCATCTTCCCTCTCCTCTCCTTCGTACTCTTCCGGTGCGTCCGCTGGACCAGGACGCCCAGTAGGCAACAGCGTAACAGGTCCCTGTGCATCCTCTTCCCCAGCTTGGCGTCGTTTTCGACGTTTATTCAATCTCGGCAGCGAGTACAAATCTTCCTCGCTCAGGTCCCAATCAAGATCCTCATCAAAGTCGTTGTTCGTAAGCCGGATACTCTTCAGTACGGTCACGTTCTCGAGCCGTATCTTGAGATTCTTCACATTCAGCTCGATCCGCTTGTTGTTGGGTTTTTTGGACGTTACTGTCACCCACACGATGCCGGTATAGCTGAACGGGTGGTCCGTTTCATTGAACACGGGATGTATGAAGAGTCGGTAATGCTTCGGTATAACGTGCTTCGGAATTCGGGCCCGCTTGTCGATTAAATACGCACGGTGATTTAGGAAGTCTTCCAGCGTCAGATTAGGTTTGTGCTGTCAAAGATAACcaagaaagcaaacaattttaaaaccacATCCCACTCACCACCCAAAACATCTTCGCTCGACCCGGTTCTCGAACAAGTCTAACCTTACCTCGTATGCATACTTTGTGCTGAAAAATATCGTAAACGCcatgaagaagatgaaaacgAATATCAGCACGGCAATGCTGATGCCACGGCAGATCGACACGAAACAGCCCCCTTTACGCTCATACTCGATGTTGCCGTCTTCGACCGGTGACCCAGCGGTGAATGCATACTCGGACGCGTCAccctgatgatggtgatggtgcggTTGACCGTACGGGCTGTACAGGTGTTGCGTTGCCGGGGGTTGGTGGTTCGCATGACGGAAGATCTTCTTGCGATCCCACTCGTTAAGGTTCATGGCAGTTATTCTATTTCTGCTTTGCACGGTATTTGGCCAGCACGAAACTTGTTAGGTCGAGCAacgtcaacaacaacaactggaATTTGTCGATAGAGAGATTTAGCTTTGATCGTGTGCAACTGGAATGGGtgctagaaaaaaaagcatggacaagaaaaagagagggagagagagaaaataaatgtacaaAATATGTGAAATATGTGGGCTAATTTAGATTCATCAGTTTTGCTTTAACGCGTTTTACAACATCTTAAGAGAGGAGTTTAACAGCACCGGGGTATAATATTCTTCTCCAAAGTGTATCATGCCAGCAACATCATTTGTCAAAATCGTTATTATAATTCTCATAAACTTTGGGGAACagcttttctttgtttgttaaCGATTCTAATCTACCTCGGCATCTAGCTCCGTCCCCATCACCATTCATCTCCACCATTCTGTACCATATCTTTTGTTTACACTGATGAGTACCTACACGAAAGACCTCTCCGTAAACCTTACAACAACAAGCACTCACCATATGTATGAATCCGGTTGGAACCCTGGGACACAAGTGCGCAGTCGCGCGACGTCCTAAAGCGTTACTAAACTCCAAAACTTATTGGGTGTGCACGTTAGCTCTCGaggtagcagcaacagcagcagcagtatacCGGGCCAGTCGACACACAGAGACTAGCCACCAGACCGAGATCACTTCATTCTAGATAGATGACAATCCAACCGCTTGCCACGCTTCGTTTCGCTTCATTTCTTGTGTGTTTTGCCATCGGCGTTCAATGGTATTGCCGTTCCTGCTTGCTCCTGTTTGTTGGTGCGCGCTGGATTGGGTTGGCACGCTGTATGTTGTCTCTTCGTTACGGCTCAGATGACCACCTTGCTCTGCGTGCCCGTCGCGTACCGGGATGCGGGGCAGGTGTTTGCAGGGTAGGCCAGAGCACTACAATGAAGTATTGTTCTTTATCTTCCTGCCTACCTCCCGCCCAACGCACATGCGGCGGGCAATAGGATTGGACCTTATAGAAGCAAGAGCTGCAGTGGCTTATCACAATGCAAATATCATTACACTTGTGCGACAGACCCTAAAGTTTATGCGACGCCAAATCTGTTGATCTCGAATTCAACGAGAAACGAGGCGGCTGTGGTGTGTGGTGGTCCGGTAGATGACCGAGGCCGACACGCAACGTCACTGCCGGAGGAAGACTAGATCGGGTGTAGTCGTTTGTTCTGCGTTTTATCAGTAGCTGAATCTCGACATCTTCACCACTTATTGATGTTTAGGctcttatttaaaaaaaaaacctacaccGGATGACACTTTATAGCGCCTCATCTATATGGGGAGTGTCCCACACGAACCGGAGATCTGATCGATTCtgattgtttattgtttccgGCCAAAGCACGTTGGTGCTACAACGTTTagatttttgtgtgattttgtttttagttcCGGTGAGCTTGAGCGCTGCATGAAATGTATCATATGCATCACAAACAAGATCCAACAATATGAGTAGCTATGAAGTAGGTTCGTAGTGATGTACATAGGAACAACAGCGTCGGTTCACTTATCGTTATTTGTACAGAATTTTACTTTTATGTTTACGACTCCCGCAAACTAGCTGCAAAGTTTTTCGCTGTTTGTAGAGTGAGTCTGACTAGGAGTTGTTTAGCATGCCGAAAACTTTGCGTTAAGAAAAAGTTTGACGTTTGAAGGTTTGTAACCAAATATTTCCCTATAGCTCTACGTTATGTTTATTAGATGGTGCAATGTACACCCTCCAGTTAAATTGTAACGGTCTTATAGGCACGGGTGTAGAAATCGCGAGAGGTGTGTAGATTAAAATCTCAACTGGACCATGCCTCGCTCATGCGTCATACGTCATGTGGCTGCTGGCTTATTTAGTATTATAATTAATTGGTGCTATTGGTTTCTTTCGCACCTGAGCCTGAAACCATATCAGTAGTATCGAACAGTATCGAATGTTTTGTGACAGGGTTCGGTAAACGTTAGCGTGTAGAGATTTGTGGATCAACCAGAGGGTGTTAGTTTTGTTACGTTgatttttccctctctttctctctctctctctctctctctccatctatCTCTTTCGTTTATGCACGCCGATTAccattttatttatgattgTAAATTTGGAACATTTCTATATTCATAAATCTATTCTAAGCACCAGTAAGTTTAAATTTTACCTTACAGAATTTTGAACCATATAATGGAACTTTTTTATCACACAATAGAATATTGCAACTAGATAGAGAAATGTTGCAATCCCGTTAAGGAAAGTTGCATTCATGCGATGGAATTTGCAAACTGTAAGCGGGGAATTGGCGAGATGGCTGTAAAAATTTGCATTCAGTTGTGGAACTTTTGCCGAGTGTTTAATCCAATACtgttagcaatacggccaggccgttctttataaaataaaaaataataaaataataaaaaaataaataaatgaaaattggtCGTTAGTTTAAAtcatcacattgtgtcaacctCTTGAACATTTGAGCAGGTTTTATGCGAAAGTTTTTCGGACATGGTGTTATaattcctcttcttctttcttggcactacaacctcgagagtaTCCTTGTTTCTGTGACCTAGTTTTACCAGCAGTAAAGCAATTAGCCCCACGTACGGGGATACGGTATGGATGGGAgttgaacaccggtcctgccgtctgaagaccagcgccgttattacctcggccactggaccgcctcAACTAATAGCATTATAGCAACCATTATTTCAAGTTTTATAAGCCAGAACGCCAAACGTATATAAGGTGTTCGTTTATTGTAATTTCAGATTTTGAAGGTGATTTTATGGCAGATTGTGGGATCAATATTATTATATGaaatcttacaaaactttgatTTGAATTCGAAATTTTTAATGTATAGATCTTCCCATACTCATGTAGAAGACGTAGTTTATTCATATGCTGTATACTATTACGAGTAAATTAATTGCAATTGATTTTGCATGACGCGGTAACTATCGGAGATATAATTATTAAAGACTAGCtcataaaatgcaaataatttcATACAACTATTTATACATTCATATACATAATATCAAACCGCACatcccttctctctctctcgctacctctatctttctctctcccttgcTCTTTCTCTACGTCCAACCTCTCTCAATCGGTATCTCGTGACTAACAAAATAATGGAACGTATTGACATTCCGTCTCGAAATAATCACTCAACATTCACACCTCATTTGCacctgtttgtttgtttggattaAATATTGACAAATGAAGGAATAGggtgttccatttttttgcccGTGCCATACTGTTGCTGTGCACTTTGCATATAACTGCCTATCCACTAATTTATTGACTCGTGCAGCAGCTTGATACTaattgaaggtttttttgtttttttctgtacaaCATTGCAATGTTTGCTATACGTCAACAAAAGCGTCACCGACATTAAACTAAACATACAGCTTCTTGGCTTCTGGagctttgtttgcttcacTAATGGAAATACTAGGTTGcgatagagaaaaaaagggtgacAATTTGGTATCGTATTTAGTTTATCTGTCGCAATGTTGCGTGCGTATGTCTCAGGGTCAGTGTGTCTAATCAATCCATTAGGTGGTATGTATGACTGTAtatgaatgtgttttttatcACTCGTGATCGATTTTACTCAACATACGCTGGTGGTTGCGGTCCAAAGTACTGAGACGTACGTTGATTTTCCAGCTTGCGTACATCCGTTCCAAATGATCCATATAATAAATGCGTTTGTTTGCGAGTAAATTCCTTCAACAGGACAAATCAATCCCGAAAACAGGGAAAGGACAGAGGGTGACAGCTAGAAACTCATACCTTAGGGCTTACGGGATTCCGGCAGTGTGGAAGAGTGAGTTAATGAACACATCAACACACTTCTTCCGAGTGGCCGAGTGCCGAGACCCGCGAATGATGCGCGGGGAAACAGTGCCAAACCGAGACGCACAACGCCACACAATGCCTACAACAGCTACCGGTAAATTGAATAATGCGAGCAATCCATTTCGGAATCCTTCAAGTGGTTGGCTGTTTTGTGGCTTGATTGGATAATGGTATTTTACTTTTGCGCTCCCTAAGCACGTTAATAGGCAATGCGGATCTTGCTCCTCTGCTCTACTACCTATTGCTGGAGTGTATAACAATGGGGAGGGAATGGAATGGGCAGGGTCCCGTGTGGTCTTAAGGCACCAAGCGTGACCGACCTGTGGCGACTTTTAGTCTCTCGGTTGATCTTAAGACTGGAGGACGCACAAAAACGCTAGAGCAAACTGTGTCCTGTGCAACGAAGCACATagtttttgtaattttttgtttttatttttggttgtTAGTGGTTTTGATGCCAATCTGTCACCGAAAAGTTGTGACCGGTGACTGACAACTGtgccaaaaaataaaaggtaAGACTCTTACATTAGTGACTTCATTCAGTGTCGGAATTAGATGATTAGTTCAGGTGCTACTCGGTTAGGGTAAGGAGTGCTTTAATAAATATGGGACCATGTGAAGTGACTTACTAAATGAAAACCGCAGGAATGCAGCAGTAGAAAGCGTAGCTCATACTGTGTTAAACAACTATCAAAAAATGGGCAAAAAaaggcacatacacacattggTTTGATTGCTGCAGAAGTATTATTAGCTTAAAGATACGTATTGAACGATGTGTTTGGTGATGTCATCTGTTCACCATCCATCTGTTTGGCAGCGCGTGCAATGCACGGGAAGCGCTGAAATTTTCGGCACCAGAACCGACGGGCAGTCGGATCCATTAGCACGAAATACACAAACAGCACAAAACCCTGAACCGGTGCGGTTAGACAAAACAGGTAGGCGAA encodes:
- the LOC118513317 gene encoding aminopeptidase N-like, giving the protein MNLNEWDRKKIFRHANHQPPATQHLYSPYGQPHHHHHQGDASEYAFTAGSPVEDGNIEYERKGGCFVSICRGISIAVLIFVFIFFMAFTIFFSTKYAYEHKPNLTLEDFLNHRAYLIDKRARIPKHVIPKHYRLFIHPVFNETDHPFSYTGIVWVTVTSKKPNNKRIELNVKNLKIRLENVTVLKSIRLTNNDFDEDLDWDLSEEDLYSLPRLNKRRKRRQAGEEDAQGPVTLLPTGRPGPADAPEEYEGEEREDESEGTSRKVTATDQPAPNSSSSVENATIIDKSKFYHHPVFPVDDFVTIKILDIEFDESNEKMIIFLGTEMKKDIYYIVKVNFFGNMTNDKGLYYTHYEDDVPTHRHFAATVLEPNNARRLYPCMDDHNFRSPFELNIARKSNMNTASSMNLEMSEPMETGDIVVDTYNTTDMVRASEIGFVVTDMVPEQYRITSRVSLLAFTRTRYDENIKNATSVFSRVLQIYEQYLGVPFPYEVIRYVTIPNIDHTTYEIKEGMVLSSEKRLIKTSDYFPPLDKSISREVANELAKLFIHKLADYKNKETYWLHESIPLYLEALALRNMTTTNSTTLDDFLLEGRLRSMREEMNTKTSALNIFTNHWEEDTHFELVKYKGLSVLRMMNYTLGQRTFDHFIREYFRYRMESESIDVIDILNNGGEGVSRTDSIFHSFLYSWSSLEKYPIINIKRNNGTGFFELRQIALPFEEEPAEQLWTVPVTFINDTNQRLFVEKVRWLTDGENLLTVKSDCKAPNSSTWIIVNPSGIGYYRVNYEPSHWVKLAHVLNGNFHYLPYTTLAIIVDDALNLARLGLLNYSIAFNVVSFLKQNNEHYQPWKLALSNLEFVYHATEDLPSFQHVEHFLEYLILDKYEEIQHSNDTTYYNPLIKELIVQWACKLGVTSCIEQHKALFKAIFYYQTVSPFKQREERLFRILCTTIKYSGLAEWKKVEQQYLETTDINYQRILIKSLGCTREISMIKRYLGLLKHPHFSMYSKEILTSVSENKVALKYTLDFLFNEWIDVRKYLTLYDISIMLRSISNMNEFKMYEQIFFRYSYTFQTMDKEILKRMRDIIIKLMVWRNEIAPVIKFEPFDFSKDVGNRDAMYL